The genomic stretch CCGGCCCTGGTGAAGGCGTCGGTGGCTTGAGACAAGGCGCATGATGAAGTCCCGTAAAGCTACCGCCATCGGGTGTGGCGTCGCCGTTTTGTTAGTCGCGCTGGCCATCGGCATTCTGGGTTACGGGATGTTTGGAAACCATCCGTATTATGCCAAGGACGTGCGGCAGCACGGCCTGGCTCCCGCGTCGGCGACTTCGATCGAGGTCTTCGAAGCCCGCAATATCAGTGGCGCGGTTTCGCTGACCTACCTCGTGAGCGAAGCGGAGTTCCAGAAGTTTGCCGAGGAGAAGGGCTGGCCGTTGTCGCCGGGAAGCGGCTCGATTCAGGTGCATCCGCCCTCCGACTATTTTGGCGCGGTCATGCTCAAGGACGTGGAGGCTTATCTGACCTACGAAAAGCGCCAGCGAAACGGCGGGGGCATCAAGGTGATCTACATCCCGTCGGAATCCCGGGCCTACATCGACAAGAGCAACCGCTAACTCAAGCAGGCCATCCCTGCGGTGCCGCGATGGATTCGCCTGCTTCGAAGTCCGCGGAAAGAGGGAGCTTGCTCTGATCCAGCGGCTGTCCCTCCACCCATCGCGTGAGCAGGTTGGCCAGGCGCATCACGGGAAAGCGAAAGCATGCGAGGTGCGGGACATACCAATCCGCTTCCATTTGCTCGTTGAGGAGGATCAGCGAGACATCGTCCGGCACCCGCAGCCCGCGCTTTGTTAGAAGGCAGCTCACGGTGACGAGTTCCTTCCAATCCAGCAGGATCAGAGCGGTGGGCACGGCCCGGTCCATGGCCGCCTCCACCATGTTCCACACGACTTCCGGCCGTTGGTAGGGACTCTCCGGCGTGTGATAGGATTCCACGTAGCTGACGCCGACACGCTCGAGACCCGCTTTCACGGCCTCCTTGATACTGGCAGAAAAACCGTGAGGTCGATCGCAGAGCGGCAGCACGATCTGGCGGTGGCCCTGGCGGGTCAGTCGCTCCATCGCTTCGGCGGCGAGGAGGGATGATTTCACCGCCACGATGGGGATCTTCCATTCGCCAACGAGTCCACCGAGAAAGATCATCCTCACTCGGTTCTTCATGGCCCATTCGCCGATCGGCGGGCGGCCAAAGACCGCGATCACCGGCACGTCGGGATCGATCGGCAGCAAATGATCCCACGACCGGTGCGGCCGCTTGGCGTGGAGGAAATCGAAGGTCACGATTTCCACCGCCCAGCCGCGGCGACCGAGTTTTTCGCGGGTGACTTCGATCACGCGCCGGGCCGTGTGAGGCAGATCTCCCAGATCCGCATGGGTCGCGACGACCGCCCGGCGGAGTATCCGGGCAGGAGCTTGCGGGGCCACCGCGGCGCGGGGAATCACGCGAAAGGCGCGCCGGTCGCCTCCCGACTCGAGCCAGCCCTGCTCGACGAGCAGGGCGAGGGCGGCTGCCACAGTCGGCTGGCTGACACCGGTTTCCGCTGCCAGCAGGCGCGAGCCGGGGAGGCGTCCCGTCCAGCGTCCGGCGGCGAGTTCCGACTTGATCGCGTCCGCTGCGATCTCGGCGGTGGTCCTGCGCTCGATCCTTGCCATGTTCCGACCGGCTACAGCGCCGGCCATGATCTGCAAAGGTGAAATTGGCAGATTTTCAGTCGCGCCTGTCCTTCAAGGTCAGGATTTGTCTGACATCCTGCGTCAAATGTCCATCCGGAGGCCGGATCCCGCCGGTTTTCGTGGACATGACCTCGACCTAAAAAATCTCCATGAAGACCTCTGTTTTTCTCGCCCCGGCCTATGTGCTTTTCGGGGCCGTTTCCCTCTCGGCGTTGCCCGCGCTCGCCGACTCCGTGACCATGACCGGTGCCAGCGGGGGGACGTGGACCGATCCCCTTATTTGGAGCAACGGACTGGCACCCGCCCCGGAGAACGACTACAGCGTCACCAGCAAGACTCTGGCTGCACCCAGCCTGACAACGGCTGCCACGGCCACCTTCGCCGGGGGAAATCTCGCCATCAGCAGCGGCACGCTGTCCTTCCCCGGCAGCAGCGGCGGCACGGTGACCCACACCTACGCCTTCACCGGCGGCGAGCTGGGCTCCGCTAGCGCCACGAACCCGGCCACCGCCGTGCAGGTCACCGGCAGCTCCCTTACCTTCGCCTCGACCAATGGCACGACCAAGGCGGTCAACGCGCGCTTCAATTTCAGCGGCAGCAACATCATCGACCGGACGGGTTCCAATTTCACCCATAACCTCAACTTCAACCGCGCCCTCTACGGCAGCGGAACGCTGACCTTCAATTTCACGAACAATGGCAGCGGTGCCGGCCGCAACGTGAACATCGCCAGCGGCCTGGCGAACGCCTATTCCGGCACCGTGGTCCTGAACAACGCCAGCACCTCGAATGGCGGTGTCACCATTTTCAGCCTGGGCAGCTCGCTCGGCACGGGCTCCTATGAAATCCGCAACGGCTGGAGCCTGAACAACAACGTCGCCTCCGGTCTCGATGCCGCGCCCGCGATCACGCTGGTCAATTCGGCCTCGCGGCTCGTGTTGACGAACCCGTGGAACAATTCCGCCGGCGCGCTGACGGTGACCAACGGTACGGTGAGCATCGGGAACGCCGCCTCATCCATCGGCAACCTCACGGGGGCTGCGGGTACGATCCAAGGGGTCGGTGTCTCATCCTCCCTCACGGTGAACCAGACCACCAACGGAACCTACGCGGGTGCGCTCGGCTTCACTGCTGGCAATGGCCTAGCGTTCACGAAGGCCGGGGCCGCCAATCTGCGGCTCACCGGCACCATCAATCCGGCCATCCCGGTCACCTTGAATGATGGTGGCCTGGGCGTAGGCACCAATACGCTTGCCTCGCTGACCCAGAACGGAGGATCCCTGCTGCTCGACCTCGGGGTCACACCGGTCATCAGCGGCAACTATTCCCGGGCGGCAGGCGACATCGCGGTGCAGGTATCCTCGCCGCCCGCGTTGGGCACGCCCTACACGCTGGTGACCTACCAGGGAGCGCTGACCAGCAATCCTCCGGTCACCTTTGCCGGGCTGGGGGACACCCGCCTCGCTCCGGCGGTGAACTACGGTGCGGGTAGTAATTCCGCGATCAGCGTGACCTTCTCCGGCACCGCTGCGGCGCTGGTCTGGAATGGCCCTCCGGGTGGCACCTGGGACATCAACTCGTCCAGTAACTGGACCAATGGCGGCAGCCCGGACAAGTACTATCAATTCGACCACGTAAGCTTCACCGACGCGGCCACCGGATCCCCCAGCGTGGTCCTCAGTCAAGTGGCGACCCCTGGATCGGTGGTCTTCGATCACTCGATGAAAAACTACACCCTAAGTGGCAGCGGTGCGATCGGCGGGATCACCACGCTCACCAAATCGGGCACGGGCACGCTGACGATCGCGAACAACAACAGCTATACCGGGGATACCATCATCTCGAATGGAACGCTCCAGATCGGCGCGGGTGGAACCACCGGCAGCATTGGCAGCGGGGCCGTGGCCAACGCCGGCACGCTCGCCTTCAACCGGTCCGACGTGTCCACCGTGGCCAACGTGATCTCGGGAGCCGGTGCGCTTTCCCAGCTCGGCAGCGGCACCACCATCCTCACTGCCGACAGCGGCTACACCGGCAGCACCACCATCACTGCCGGCACCTTGCAAGTGGGCAATGGCGGCGCGAGCGGCTCCCTCGGTGTCACTTCTGCGATCACCACCAACGGCACGCTGGCCTTCAACCGCACGGGCACGCTCACCATCGCTCCGGAGATCACCGGCACGGGTGCATTGCTGCAGAGCGGCCCGGGCACCG from Luteolibacter arcticus encodes the following:
- a CDS encoding substrate-binding domain-containing protein, which codes for MAGAVAGRNMARIERRTTAEIAADAIKSELAAGRWTGRLPGSRLLAAETGVSQPTVAAALALLVEQGWLESGGDRRAFRVIPRAAVAPQAPARILRRAVVATHADLGDLPHTARRVIEVTREKLGRRGWAVEIVTFDFLHAKRPHRSWDHLLPIDPDVPVIAVFGRPPIGEWAMKNRVRMIFLGGLVGEWKIPIVAVKSSLLAAEAMERLTRQGHRQIVLPLCDRPHGFSASIKEAVKAGLERVGVSYVESYHTPESPYQRPEVVWNMVEAAMDRAVPTALILLDWKELVTVSCLLTKRGLRVPDDVSLILLNEQMEADWYVPHLACFRFPVMRLANLLTRWVEGQPLDQSKLPLSADFEAGESIAAPQGWPA
- a CDS encoding beta strand repeat-containing protein, whose translation is MKTSVFLAPAYVLFGAVSLSALPALADSVTMTGASGGTWTDPLIWSNGLAPAPENDYSVTSKTLAAPSLTTAATATFAGGNLAISSGTLSFPGSSGGTVTHTYAFTGGELGSASATNPATAVQVTGSSLTFASTNGTTKAVNARFNFSGSNIIDRTGSNFTHNLNFNRALYGSGTLTFNFTNNGSGAGRNVNIASGLANAYSGTVVLNNASTSNGGVTIFSLGSSLGTGSYEIRNGWSLNNNVASGLDAAPAITLVNSASRLVLTNPWNNSAGALTVTNGTVSIGNAASSIGNLTGAAGTIQGVGVSSSLTVNQTTNGTYAGALGFTAGNGLAFTKAGAANLRLTGTINPAIPVTLNDGGLGVGTNTLASLTQNGGSLLLDLGVTPVISGNYSRAAGDIAVQVSSPPALGTPYTLVTYQGALTSNPPVTFAGLGDTRLAPAVNYGAGSNSAISVTFSGTAAALVWNGPPGGTWDINSSSNWTNGGSPDKYYQFDHVSFTDAATGSPSVVLSQVATPGSVVFDHSMKNYTLSGSGAIGGITTLTKSGTGTLTIANNNSYTGDTIISNGTLQIGAGGTTGSIGSGAVANAGTLAFNRSDVSTVANVISGAGALSQLGSGTTILTADSGYTGSTTITAGTLQVGNGGASGSLGVTSAITTNGTLAFNRTGTLTIAPEITGTGALLQSGPGTVVLAAGAGHTGGTTIAAGTLVIGNGGTTGSITGLVTSNGTLGIQRSDDLDFANVVSGSGSIDHRGTGILRLTGANSYTGTTGVSGGGRLELDSSGSSIPAGTGLLLASGTLDFNDLNLTVSSFTKTPAGSVDVVADPGKTLTVQGGNFLANQGGLSLTMVDSFVLNSPAGSFNAVTTASGGNASVTAGYLTNTITAGSFGIANGGPGGAAVTSNASVTLGESNTINADTIAIGVNGAENGITSLRCDASNSSLVIRGTAGGSSRANMTLGHKKDSDYAGGSAAVEVLGSGSTLDAMLGTLVIGRHSTGTGNFNRATSGNFTFGAGTLDATTIQLGIGEAPNIKTANGTIATTDGVIKTETLTLVQDSGGPMGTATVSVAGTGALQATTITGQAATNATVLLNDTATLRNTPGSNLTVSGTTLEISSVATALLSIGSGNDVLFDAGSVFEFHYFSDPVNFDFGKLTASGATILSNASLSLIDENAGPAAFTTGQKFVLIDYTAGSLTGTFTGLDDGAIVTVGSQNFVIDYDDPAYAGKAVTLTAAAAGSTYATWAMANAGGEGANGDYDKDGVPNAVEYLMGQTGSTFTPNPQVVGSKITWPKDPLAQATWVVQTSSNLAAEGQPGGWADATFGVADLDTSIEFMLPVGSSKVFARLKVTVP